A window of Vanessa cardui chromosome 16, ilVanCard2.1, whole genome shotgun sequence genomic DNA:
AGAGAATAGGTGCTGTCATTTGTgggaaatattatttgaattagcGGAATTTGCAGTAAGGGGCTGAATTCTAACATTGAAATTTTCTACAAATGTCAAATGTGAAGAGATACGTCAATTGTGCTGAAATGGGTATAGGTTAGTTTGACATCCtttaatgtcaaatttaaataaataccgaATTTATAATGGCATTTGctctatcaaaaatattattataaattattagtaataagaATGCCCAATCGctgttttttcttttctttccaacacaatattttttttacggtaACCTGTTCCTATTTAAGTCGGCAAATATCATATTGCTTATGTCAGATGTtaatagacaaataaaataaaaaatgtaaaagatcGGCtaagaaactattttttttaatcagttctagttgtaaatgataatttatgatCGAATTGTGAGTTTACAATATACGGTTTCTTGTGATAGACagctatattttttaacaactattttgacagttcatctttattattatttttttccattattCTTAATAGTTGAAGACAATCATGGTTCGGATACAAGAACAttgttctaaattttttttcatattttttttaaagatgttttattattttatccgtCGTTTAATTTTGTCCCTTATGAGCTGgcaacatatttaatttttttctataataaccgTTTCTCATTGTTTTGTTAGGAGGAGAAATATGcgttattaagtattaaatgCACTTCTTTTTACAATACGCTCTTTTGTAGAAATTAAACGAAAAGtaaggtaaatatattataatggattgatttaatattttatacgattgcctaaaaataaaaaaaaaacgaatgtttgcgtattttattcaaatacatttttaatctgtacatAGCTTCAAGTAGTAACTCGAATAATGATAACCAAACGGTACTTATCTTTGTAAACAGattattaagacattttttctttttaaattgtttatttctgtttttttttttttttgtaaaattattcgcTTGTACAGGTAATTTATAAGTatacgttaattttatattttagtatactttacatgtatttaaattatttaaacgataAGAATgctttttattgaattcaatgTTTTAAGACTTGATAATTGTATCTCATCTCCAAATAAATGCTCAGGTAATAAGAGgtaagaaaaaataagttattagtaTGGAAACAATTCGAACTTTGTAAAGTCCACAGCTGGTCAACGCGACGTGTTTCGTTGCTGTTTTATAagttgtaaaatgatgattggTTAAATACATCTATAGGGCTGCTTTTGCCGCATCTGAAGACATTATAGATAACCATTTCAactaggcttttataagcacttttaaaacgtcattttacaaactatatttagTGAAATGACCGTTTTCGATAGATTATACCGGGAAGAGTCGtatgaaactcagtagctactctttttcccCTCGTTGCGAATATGATCCATTGTTATTGTGTCAGCTATTTAGGCAGACCAGGTAGGTGATatgtcatttaatataattaatctgtgGGATATGTAAATCATCAAATTGGAATAATATATCATTCAATTTCAACTATAGCTGTTTCATGAGATCTATCTTGGAATcgataatatcatattttaatattgttaaatactaataaagttTTCAGGCTCTAGGTTATTTTTTAGTCATCACATCAAATATtcacagattatatattaaaacaagtttaaataaaagcaatatggcgcattttattttatacatacggTAACATCGATTTAATTGTTAAGTAGTTTTCAATGCTTTCTAACAATtcgattacattatttaatatcacaTGTAcctagattttattaattattatctaatattaaGTTCTTATTTAAGCGAATATTGAGTTTTAAATGAGATTTAATCTTGTATTATATAGCATTCcttcgttttgtttttaattttattgatgctattgtatacgtatttattttttaataaatgttttaaaaatagttttgttttatttttagcttttgatgtttatataacaactagtagaccgggagatgataatgacaaaatatttggtcatttgtaccagtatggcggttcttcaggggtctaattacgtaaaagACAAGACAAAAAGGAAAATGGCAAAAAAAtactcctttgcagtggtatgacggccattgggaactgtcggaaaagtatggcaaggtgattttcgtgaacCGAAACcgaatgttttccttcaccgccgagcacgagatgaattataaacacagatttaGCGCATATATATTCAGaagcgcttgcctgggttttacccgcaatcatcggttaagatggatgcgttctaaccactgggccatctcggttcgttttatatatatttataactaaaagaTTACTAGCAGATCGTGTTACCTTCCGTAACACCGCGTTGACGTCGTATCTATTATGAAATGGGTAGTAGTAGGCAACCTCAGTGCCTGACTGATAGCTTTCAAAGACATTGTAATTTCCAATCAAATggaatttaacttttttaataatctgtatattcatttgcaagagaTATTATGTAAAGAGAGGGAATATTTTCCACCTCTTACACTGTACTTTACTGTTATGTGTAGTACTGTCCAAGTGTCCGATCGATCCAGTATTTAGGGATATTTTACATGATGGTGaaatggtggtagggctttattcGAGTCCGCCTGGCTAACACACACTTATCTATTTATATGCTACCGCCTAGACCATACTGAATAATCTTATATTTCAGTTTCTATAAGCGCGTAAGTCAACGTAACTACAGGCTGAAGGAATTGCAGGAAAAAAatgctgttttatttatttatattatatataataatataataaaaataaataaaagtaaaccattttttgtaattactaaaacaaaatgttcGAAGGAGTTTAAATAGGTGAGAGGAAAAAAATGCTGTAATTGCTTAACGACAGATAAAGATTGAGCAAATTAACGATAGATAAATGCTTACTGATTAATCGGAGATAGCGATATATCTGTAAACTTAGACGGATTATTGAAAAAGGTTCTAAATCATTTATCAATCGTTAATTTCCACATCTTTTTGGAAACTGGACTACTTtatgtgttattaataataaataaatatttgacaacatcacatacattaatttattctgaTCCtaacgtaagtagctaaagcaactgtgttatggaaaatcacccaagaccacatagaaaactaaccaACTTTTGCTCCTTCGACTCGGCTGGCAATCGAACCCAGAACCTCGGtgtggcgtaccaatgaaaaaaaatgtacacaCTATACGACCACGGGGGTCCTctcgttattttattattattattttttcgttctattgtactatatattaaatgaaatgaatatcatGTATATGGTTTTCAATAAATGCgatgagaaataaattatttaacgccCATGCATTGTAGACAATAAGATAGCCTTTAGTTTAAACATGTGTTCTACGATGTAAATCACGTCCATGTTTAGCGCCAGGATTCGCTCATATAGGTTTAGGTACCATATAAACTTAACCGTGTAATGTAACCTCTTCAGGGTCATGTATGCATTGTCCAATTTTATTCTCAGTTGCATCAAAGAACCGTACAAAATCGCTGCACTATAACAAGGatcgtttgtatatttttttctcaaccTTCTCGTCTCCTGAAGACGGTATCTTGTTGCATATATGGACTGCTTCATAAGATCTAAGGCTTTGGTTATGAAGAAAGGAATGTCTCGATAGGCCTCGTCCGAAGGTTTCCTGCCCCTTCCAATATTTTTAACTGTTCCCGTTCCATTAATGGAGATTCTCTTCtgtgcttttaaaaataactttttagcAGTATCAATGCCCATCATGCTGATGTCCAAATTGTTTTGTGAGTCTTCGTTGGGATCTGATTGGTTTCCAAAGAAATAATCTAGGACAACTTCCTCGTCAATATGTGTAGTGTTAGCAGGATTAGCAACTTTAACGCCcgtaattttagaattttttccTGATAGTGTCTTAGATATGGTGTATCCAAAACctgattacaaataaaaaaataagtcttACTTACTAAacttatagttttaataatatatacataataactgTGTTGGGAAACAAGACTAAAGTGTAACTCTTTCAACAGAAAAAGATAAAAGTAATTACTCTGAAGTGTTTTGCTGTGTTTTTGTTTAAGCGCGCTAGTCTAGTAGTTCCAACTCTCGACGAAGATTATAGGCTCTTTAATATTAGGCTGTTGCCAACGGAGCCGGAGTAGGACTGGACGCTTTTGACAGAGATTCAGATTTTacgatttcataaatttaaactgCCTTGTAAACCTTGGAACCAGCTTCCGCCGGCGATTTTTCAGAACCGATAccacttgggaaccttcaagaaaagaccgtactccttccttaaaggtcggcaacgcacctgccagccccctggtgttgcagatgtccatgggcggtggtaatcactttccatcaggcgagccttctgctcgtttgccccgtATTGGCCCCTATAACATGGTTTTCGTTGTTTGTGTTGcgttattattaaacttttcgCTCATGCGTAGACTCCATCAAGCTCTTCGGGTAGGTGATAGGGAGTCGAACCTGACCCACCAGGTCAGGTTACTCCCTGGGTCTTAGGTAACCAGTCTACAAATCAATTTAGGCACTAAGTCGCCTTAcgttgccaatgcgccaccaaccttgggaactaagatgttatgtcttgtgccactggcttactcatccttgttcaaaccggaacacaacaataatgagtactgttgtttggcggtaggatatctgatgagtgggcgctacctacccagacaggttttcacaaaggcctaccaccaaatattaaaatacagctaAGAACATTGAAAAGCAggccaaaaaataaattttgcaagcttttttaatttattccaataaagaaatatatcatGTAAAGTCATTTATTATcacttatttaaaatctttaaagtgGTCTGTTAATTCATAACTATAACCATTGCGAAAACTtggtttatttgttaataattaaccaaatcaaatcaaaagttCACGTTACAGCAATTTTACTTTCTGTTGTTGGTAATTGGATTGGCATTTTGGGGTATCTGATGGACCAATACGCATTGGCGCTGTGagaataataaccattccttatatcaccaaCCCAACGCCAACCTTATAACCCAAGCTTAGTggcgttatgtcccttgtagttccaaataaaaatgaaaatatacttcattagTTTTCGCATGCGAGgcatgtacatttttttaatccttCTTTACTTAACAAGTGTGTAACATAAATAATCTTATGCTTGCAAACAACTTTGTAACATTGGTCAAACCCGaactagtaaataaattaaccatttaacttacataaaataaagatcCATTTGGATAAGCACATTGTTCATTCAGGAGTTTATAAATTTGCAATTTATATGATTAGTTTTGATAGATGGAtcgttaaaaacaaataaacttacttATGAATTTCAGATTAattcgtaaaataattaaacgaaacatGGCACGTGGTATTTATGTACGCGCGTTAGAATTTTTACTTCATTTGTTGTCTTGGTTAATGATTTTGAATtacagatattataaattaaaaatttttttataaattgccttaaaataacaattaccaTTATTAACAACGTAATTACTTATTTGAagtaaagtaactgtctgtaaatttcccactgctgggataaggcctcctcttacattaaagagagggttttggatctgttccaatgcgggttggtggattgcacatgtgacagaatttcgatgaaattaaacacatgcaggtttcctcacgatgttttccttcacttcttcgccgagcgcgagatgaattataaacacaaattaagcatatatatatatagtggtgcttgcctgggtttgaacccccaatcatcggttaagatgcactcgttctaaccattgggccatctctaTTACTTATTTGTTCACCactaatacaacactattacacaaATGTAAACTTTAACTCAcgatttaaatttctataattttacttGTAAATCATTactcattacatttacattaaagCTAAACTAGCGACTCGCTCCGGCTTCGTTTTGGGTAAAGcttatactaaatgtactacataaacctaccaccaagtaaataagtaaacaaatacttattttcatggtggtagggctttgtgcaaacccgtttgggtaggtagcacccactcattagtcattctaccgccaaataccagtactcagtattgttgtgttgagtgagccagtgtaactacaggcacaaaggacaaagcatcttagttcccaaggttgatggcgcattgacgatctaaggcatagttaatatttcctacagcttcattgtctatgggtgatagtgatcacttaccatcaggtggcccatatgccaaCCTACGCcataaaaaaagtgttatttatttgCGACACATTAGAAATTCCTAAAATTATCACCTTTTTAATATGTTGTTCAGGTACCTCCTCTCCTCCTCCTACCTTcctcacgaatcactctatctattcaaaaaaccgcatcaaacccgtgtaattttaaaaatctaagcatataaGGGACAGACATAGCGACTTtcatttatactatgtaatgattaactGTGATAtgatattgtaaaatgtaaaaaaaaaacagaaacagtaacataaaaatatattcgtatcaTCAGAATCAATCAATCGGTGTTGTATTGGGTATTCCATGTCGGAAGTCGTATTTCTCGTGTAATTTGACCAGCAGCCACCAGAGGTAGAGGAAATCGACGTGAAGTTTCGCTGCTTTGTGATGAAGTATAAGGAACGGATTTACTCTATCGAATACATTAGCTTTATTGTGTCTGAAACaacacgtaaaataaataaaaaagccatTTATTCTACTACTCATTTTTgcaattacaatacaatacactttcatttatcaataatctaatttgtggtattaaatttaaaacttaacatttacatttttacattattttttacattttacatttttttttgaaacaacacgtagtatttttttaataacttactcTTACAAGAACTACCCTCTCCTCAACCTGGAACGAATCACATGAATACTGCAGAACGTTTAGTAACGGGTTTAATGTTCGGTTGTATCGCTCatggtatttatttttctcatatatctttacatataataaaattggagtgtctgtttgtaatattagaatagtCCTTTGTTATAATGcatatatatacacggtacagatacaaaaataacatttttttacaaatttgtctgtctgtttgttacggctaatttctggaacggcaagaccgattttgacgggactttcactggaagataactgatataataaggagtaacttaggctacaataatatattgattacgCGGGCACAGCTATGTATAGATACTATTGTGTTCAAATATCAGGAGGGAAATCGAGCGTAAGATCAAGGGCTTCATTTTAATTCCAAGGCCAGGACTGTGAACAAAACATCACCAGTACCGCTACTGAAAATGTCCTGGAAAAATATCCGCATAACTTTTGTCTCTAAACTCAATTCATAAATAGTTTCAATTCCTcatcattttaaagtaaaagaataaaaaataacaagaatCAATCAGTAGCTTACTACTCGGCCATTAGGTATAATGAGCAGGACCGGACCGATCGATAAGGTAGGAATCTAATTACTGACCAGCAATGCTCAGCATActcattgaattaaaaaaaaaaaaaacattaatgaaaTTTCAAAGTTGCAGATCATAGTTTATTATTCAATGAACAACAATGCACTTAGATGTTTTAGATATCTCTATATGTGTCCATGTTCCGTAGCGAGATGtactggtcagagatgcgctccttctgcgaaattgtcatgtcgcagaaggaagccgcggagcgggagcgggaagagagtgccgccgctgactcgctccgcagaagacgaccggggagggggaaaaggcgctacgcgcatcttctcccaccgcctcaataggcgccgcagggactaggggggccccagtaccccgggaatcacccctaggtgttagaggcccgcataggtgggccgaccgtcagggcgtcacggtagcatgcgtaagcgatcccatggcgtccatcgaaagacggagagggtaccgctggttttttagtgggtaaacccggcgtacttgggcgcactcggcatccagggctccggggagtaccacacgccccccccactttccatcacgtgggggaagcgcgtaatgcgtttttccagcgagaaaaaaaaaagatatctcTATATGTGTGCGTTTACTTGGTGGGTATTGTGAAAGTACCCCGTCTGGGTGGATAATTTtcgtgttctggtttgaagggtcagtaaGCCAATGCAACTACTggaacaagggacatacaaTTTTAGTTTCGAAGGTTAGGTTAGATGTAAGCATTGATTAGGGAGGAGTATGTGAACGGCCCCGTTGGTAATAAGGGAGTGGGAGATCTCACTACTCGAGCCTCCCAGGTGTTTTGTACCGGCGGTCAGCTGCAGAGCCAGCCATCTTATCCGCCGTAGGACGTCAGCTTAGTTGACGCCCTGCGGCGGATACTCAGGGGAGTTCGTCACATTCACATATGGCGGATGAGGAGGAAGGCGCGAACCAGTAGCGCTTTCCATGCTTGTGGGGTCGCGGTTGCATGCCCTGGGCGAACCCGTTGCCTTACCACTCGGCGGCATGGCGGAAACTCGAGGATAgctttagtgggtaggacagggtaTTAGGTCTTGGCACGGGGCCTTCATGGCCCCGGTTGAGTGCCTTATACCCGTCCCTGAACTGACCTGGTGGCACGTGTAAACACATTTCATCCTTGTTTATCAAAAAAAAGGTGTAAGCATTGGAGTACGAAATTACACTTATtcttacttaaaataaactgGCCAGTGTTCGAATGTTTTTGTTAGAAAGGTCACATCTTACATAAACAAAGTCAACTGAAGTCTAATATGACATATCACTGAGTCACCCAACCTTCTATGTAGTTTCGAAAGATTGTAAGAAATTGCAAAAGAATTACAAAcctaaagttattaaattcgGTGAAACTCGATTAGATTTTGGGATTTCGACAttatctcgtgaacaagacattcgtagataatgtcgaaatatcgaactccaccgaataaaaatataaaacatggtaaatgtcccgaaattaataactttagtaataaaaataaccatgttaatttaaaattacaaacctGTTTCTAACCATAGTTGTATAAATATCTAGCAGCTTCTTCCGAAGACGTCTTAACCGCCGATACAAAAACGCTATTCGGTATGACGTATCCGATGGGTTATAGTAAGGTTCGTTttccaattgttttattttgtgtcTCGCCATATATATTAGTTGTAACATCAAATCgaacagtttattttttacgaGAACAATCGAAGCGTTATTCCATTGATAAAGTCTACCGACGTAAGCCAATCGTCTAGCGTTGTAGTCTTCTGCGGTGTTGTTCTCAACGTTCTTCGTTAAGGACTTTAGTTTTGCCATCAGGACGGTCACGTTTACCTTCTCAACATCGATGgttaaattttttgtaataacatCAGGCGGATTCGCTAGTCTCCTGCTTATTTGTCGATCTTCAGTGAGCGTTTTGAAAAAGTCGTCGATCTTTGGAACATACTGATCACAACTAGAAACAGCGATGACacctaaaatatataagaattgtcttaaattttcgcgattacacattgaaataaaactagctataacggatttgaatcgcgtatattaattatttttaacatcccgacgtttcgagcactttacagcgttcgtggtcacgggtagactaaggtgacatttgtctatttgaagaacaaaggaaatattattaacaactaccgccaacgatttctcaattggtatcttgataAACCTAacgattttattcgatttgataaaccacagatcctcgctagagaacacagattcattcctagaatgatacgcgaggctattgaaattcaaaaacatccgaacttcaatagagaagatggttggagactttctaagacctgggatccacttattaaaaatttaaaattccaaatccaacagactgcatcacctaaagatacagttagtgccttctgcgtgcaaccggaacgttactcaagataccaattgagaaatcgttggcggtagttattgataatattaggttggggaaaaagtcttttcgcatatagtatgtatgaacttgtaataaaatctctttggctataccatttgtatctggctggttttggtatcattaaaaagttttaattttaaagaaggcacttccaaattcaaattaggaatttgtgtgattttcatttgtttttgttgttgttaaaatgagtgaatctaaagaagaaattcgatacattttaaaattttactataaaaaaggtaaaaatgcaactcaagccgcgaaaaaaatttgtgatgtttatgaaCCTAATgtagtatctgtgagagtagcgcaagtttggtttaaacgttttcaagccggaaattttgatatcaaagatgcatttcgctctggtcgccctgttacggacaaaattgatgtcatttttgcaaaagtggagcaagatcggcatattagtaattacgatgtagctgaagaactggcaattgaccacaaaacggttttgactcatttgaataaagctgggtacataaaaaagctcgatatatgggtgcctcatgaactcactcaaagaaacctaatgaaccgtgtactcatttgtgattctttattacgacgtaatgaaaccgaaccatttttgaagaagctgataactggtgatgaaaagtggatcacatacgacaagaacgtgcgaaaaagatcgtggtcaaaggccggtcaagcttcacagactgtggcaaaacccggattaactcgcaacaaggtaatgctgtgtgtatggtgggattggaagggcatcattcactatgagctgttaccgcccggcaggaccatcgattcagaactgtattgcgaacaattgatgagattgaagcaagaaattgagagaaagcggccagaattgatcaacagaaggggtgtggttattcaccatgacaacgctagacctcacacatctttagccactcaacaaaaattacgagagtttggctgggaggtattaatccatccgccgtatagtcctgaccttgcaccttcagattttcatctgtttcggtctctgcagaattcctgaggcagtgtcaggttaacatcacgagaggactgccaaaaccacttgtcgcagtttttcgatcagaagccccaaaatttttacagcaatgggatcatgtcactaccaacaagatggcaaaaagttatggaacaaaatggcacctacatactttagtcaaatgtaaataaactataaaaaaaaaactttctgaattttcatataaaatacgaagaaactttttccccaacctattatttcctttgttcttcaaatagacaaatgtcaccttagtctacccgtgaccacgaacgctgtaaagtgctcgaaacgtcgggatgttaaaaataattaatatacgcgattcaaatccgttatagctagttttatttcaatatataagaattaaaaatttcgACTGGTTTTAACATAGTAATATGTCTTGTTAGCTGGTATAATCAGCAGCCTTACCagta
This region includes:
- the LOC124536015 gene encoding uncharacterized protein LOC124536015, whose protein sequence is MCLSKWIFILCFGYTISKTLSGKNSKITGVKVANPANTTHIDEEVVLDYFFGNQSDPNEDSQNNLDISMMGIDTAKKLFLKAQKRISINGTGTVKNIGRGRKPSDEAYRDIPFFITKALDLMKQSIYATRYRLQETRRLRKKYTNDPCYSAAILYGSLMQLRIKLDNAYMTLKRLHYTVKFIWYLNLYERILALNMDVIYIVEHMFKLKAILLSTMHGR
- the LOC124536398 gene encoding uncharacterized protein LOC124536398, with the protein product MFLPPLDELSDDESEEEDTTTTEKPVDLHFDFLKATNQRDDITEFNEITKLLKNVTRRYNGKNYGVIAVSSCDQYVPKIDDFFKTLTEDRQISRRLANPPDVITKNLTIDVEKVNVTVLMAKLKSLTKNVENNTAEDYNARRLAYVGRLYQWNNASIVLVKNKLFDLMLQLIYMARHKIKQLENEPYYNPSDTSYRIAFLYRRLRRLRKKLLDIYTTMVRNRHNKANVFDRVNPFLILHHKAAKLHVDFLYLWWLLVKLHEKYDFRHGIPNTTPID